The Aeromicrobium sp. Leaf245 genome includes a region encoding these proteins:
- the groL gene encoding chaperonin GroEL (60 kDa chaperone family; promotes refolding of misfolded polypeptides especially under stressful conditions; forms two stacked rings of heptamers to form a barrel-shaped 14mer; ends can be capped by GroES; misfolded proteins enter the barrel where they are refolded when GroES binds), producing the protein MPKILEFDEDARRALERGVDALANTVKVTLGPKGRYVVLDKKWGAPTITNDGVTVAREVELDDPFENLGAQLAKEVATKTNDVAGDGTTTATVLAQAMVHEGLRAVAAGANPVGLKKGIEAAVKAVSEKLHEIARDVDDIKDMTDVATVSSRDAHIGELIAEAFDKVGKDGVITVEESNTLGTQLDFTEGMQFDKGYLSPYMVTDTERMESVLDDPYVLVNQGKISSVAELLPLLEKVIGAGKSLFIIAEDVEGEALSTLVVNKIRGTFTSVAVKAPAFGDRRKAMLQDIATLTGATVVTPDVGLKLDQVGLEVLGTARRVVVTKDDTTIIDGGGETAEVEGRVNQIKAEIELTDSDWDREKLQERLAKLAGGVCVIQVGAATEVELKEKKHRIEDAVSATRAAIEEGIVAGGGSALVHAVSVLEGDLGLSGDEAVGVRIVRKGADAPLEWIARNGGVSGEVVVSKVRESGEGYNAATDTYGDLLAQGILDPVKVTRSALANAASITAMLLTTETLVAEKPADDEGDAHAGHNH; encoded by the coding sequence ATGCCCAAGATCCTCGAGTTCGACGAGGACGCACGCCGCGCCCTCGAGCGGGGCGTCGACGCCCTCGCGAACACTGTCAAGGTCACCCTCGGCCCCAAGGGCCGCTACGTCGTGCTCGACAAGAAGTGGGGCGCCCCCACGATCACGAACGACGGTGTCACCGTCGCCCGTGAGGTCGAGCTCGACGACCCGTTCGAGAACCTCGGAGCCCAGCTGGCCAAGGAGGTCGCCACCAAGACGAACGACGTCGCCGGTGACGGCACCACCACGGCCACCGTGCTCGCCCAGGCGATGGTCCACGAGGGCCTGCGCGCCGTGGCCGCCGGCGCCAACCCGGTCGGCCTGAAGAAGGGCATCGAGGCCGCGGTCAAGGCCGTCAGCGAGAAGCTGCACGAGATCGCCCGCGACGTCGACGACATCAAGGACATGACCGACGTCGCCACCGTCTCCTCGCGCGACGCGCACATCGGCGAGCTCATTGCCGAGGCGTTCGACAAGGTCGGCAAGGACGGCGTCATCACCGTCGAGGAGTCCAACACGCTCGGCACGCAGCTCGACTTCACCGAGGGCATGCAGTTCGACAAGGGCTACCTCTCGCCGTACATGGTCACCGACACCGAGCGCATGGAGTCCGTCCTCGACGACCCCTACGTGCTCGTCAACCAGGGCAAGATCAGCTCGGTCGCCGAGCTGCTCCCGCTCCTGGAGAAGGTCATCGGCGCGGGCAAGAGCCTGTTCATCATCGCCGAGGACGTCGAGGGCGAGGCGCTCAGCACGCTGGTCGTCAACAAGATCCGCGGCACGTTCACCTCGGTCGCCGTCAAGGCGCCCGCCTTCGGTGACCGCCGCAAGGCCATGCTGCAGGACATCGCGACGCTCACCGGCGCCACGGTCGTCACGCCCGACGTCGGCCTCAAGCTCGACCAGGTCGGCCTCGAGGTGCTCGGCACCGCCCGTCGCGTCGTCGTCACCAAGGACGACACGACGATCATCGACGGTGGCGGCGAGACCGCCGAGGTCGAGGGCCGGGTCAACCAGATCAAGGCCGAGATCGAGCTCACCGACTCCGACTGGGACCGCGAGAAGCTCCAGGAGCGTCTCGCGAAGCTGGCCGGCGGCGTGTGCGTGATCCAGGTCGGCGCGGCCACCGAGGTCGAGCTCAAGGAGAAGAAGCACCGCATCGAGGACGCCGTCTCGGCGACCCGCGCGGCCATCGAGGAGGGCATCGTCGCCGGTGGCGGCTCCGCCCTCGTCCACGCCGTCTCGGTGCTCGAGGGCGACCTCGGGCTCAGCGGCGACGAGGCCGTCGGCGTGCGCATCGTGCGCAAGGGTGCCGACGCCCCGCTGGAGTGGATCGCCCGCAACGGCGGCGTCTCCGGCGAGGTCGTCGTGTCGAAGGTCCGCGAGTCCGGTGAGGGCTACAACGCCGCCACCGACACCTACGGGGACCTCCTCGCGCAGGGCATCCTCGACCCGGTCAAGGTCACGCGCTCCGCGCTGGCCAACGCCGCGTCCATCACCGCCATGCTGCTCACCACCGAGACCCTGGTGGCCGAGAAGCCGGCCGACGACGAGGGTGACGCCCACGCCGGGCACAACCACTGA